The following nucleotide sequence is from Halomonas chromatireducens.
CGCTCCTCCGGCGGCAAGGCCGGCCCCAGGCTCGGCTGCAGCCGGCAGCGCACCACGATATAGATCACGAACATGGCGGCCAGGATGAGCCCAGGGATGGCCCCGGCCAGCCACAGCTTGCCCACCGGCTGGCGGGCGATCATGCCGTAGAGCACCAGCACCACACTGGGCGGCACCAGGATCCCCAGCGAGCTTCCCGCCTGGATTACACCGGTGACCATGATCTTGTCGTATCCCCGACGCAGCAATTCAGGCAGGGCAATGCTGGCCCCGATCGCCATGCCGGCCACGCTCAGGCCGTTCATGGCCGAGACCACCACCATCAGGCCGATGGTACCCACCGCCAGGCCACCCCGCAGCGAGCCCATCCAGACATGGAACATCTCGTAGAGGTCACCGGCGATGCCCGACTCGGAGAGCATGTAGCCCATGAACACGAACAGCGGCAGGGTCAGCAGCGGATACCAGTTCATCAGCACGAAGCTGGCGTTGAACGGCATCTCCACGCCGCCATCTCCCCACAGCAGCAATGCCGAGGCGGCGCCGACAAAGCCGATGACGCCGAACACCCGCTGCCCGGTCAACAGCAGCAGCATCATGCTCGAGAACATCATCAGCGCGATCATCTCGTAGCTCATTCGGCATCCTCCGCATAGATGTCCACCCCGCGGGCAATGGCGACATCCTTGAAGAAGGTCGCGACGGCCTGCAGCAGCATCAGCAGGATGCCGATACACATGATGATCTTGATCGGCGCCAGCGGCGGCGCCCAGGCCGAGTAGTTGCGCTGCCCGTACTGCAACGCGTACTGGGTGCTGGAGATGCCGCCAAGCAGCAGCGTGACCAGGAAGAAGATCAGGAAGAGGATGGTGATGGCGTCGACCAGCGCCTGGGTGCGAGGCGTCCAGCGGCTATAGAAGAGGTCCATGCGAACATGGGCTCCCATCTGCATCGCATAGGCTCCGCCCAGCAGGTAATAGC
It contains:
- a CDS encoding TRAP transporter small permease subunit; the protein is MPRTIRRYVRLVDRLNRGVGRVIMYLVFVMMGLLLYASFSRTVLNSPLMWGVEMSQFMLVSYYLLGGAYAMQMGAHVRMDLFYSRWTPRTQALVDAITILFLIFFLVTLLLGGISSTQYALQYGQRNYSAWAPPLAPIKIIMCIGILLMLLQAVATFFKDVAIARGVDIYAEDAE